A window of Triticum urartu cultivar G1812 unplaced genomic scaffold, Tu2.1 TuUngrouped_contig_9104, whole genome shotgun sequence genomic DNA:
TGTGTGTTGAGTGCTGAAGCATTTCTATGTCGACGATGCTGCTGAGAGCATGTTTTATTCGCAGTCGGGGCAAAATGTTATTCCGGCCTCGACTTTCTTCTGCTGCTGCTTTTTTATGTGTTTTTGTTTGTTTGCAGGATTTTTTTTAACGAACAGAGGCCTCCACCTCTGATTTCTATTATTAAAGAAGCCATCTGATTCATTACATAGACCTACTCAAAGAACTACCAGCATATCATCACCAAAAGCCTGAAAGCAAACCCGCTAAACAGGCATCAAACACCAGACTCAATACTTACATTGCACGGCAATGAAACATCACCATACTTGTATTACATGCCCTTGAAACATCACCAGACCATGCGACACTGAAGTAGCTATATGAGGCAGCAAAAGAGAACGCATGCATCCAAGAGCAAGATCACCATAGAAGCTGCAAAGGATGTCGAAGTTGAAGAAGCTTCAGCCATGGAGCTGAAAAACTCCAGGATGCCACCCTTGAGATGCTCGGCAAACTTCACTTACATGCTCTATGATTTTTGCTCCCAGCATCAACACCTTTTGACTTCCCTCCTTTATCTGCCACAAGGCCCAACATTATCCAATGACTAGTCATTCTTATCAGTATAACAGAATCATTACTGACCATCCTTTCAAATACTATGTCATTTCTACATCTCAAAATTATCCAAAATATAGCAGCAACACGGAGGGGAACTTTTGGTCTATGGGGACATATGCACCCTATATGGGATTTTTTTTAGTAATTCAACATAAAGTCAAAAATTTctgaaaatatttttgaaataaactTGACCTTCTATTGTACTCGTGAGCTGCTAGACAAGTCATCGTTGAGTATGTTGGCAGCCGTCCCTCCAGGGAAGCCCTTGCCTACGTCGGATGTGGCGGATCTTCGTTGTATGTATTTATCCTCGTGAAGCTGGTGCTAACACCATGTCGATTTTTCGCTTAGGATTGTAGCTCTTTTTGGAAAGGAAGTTTGCAGCGTTCTGTAGCACAAGATGTACATGAGTATCGGCAGGTTCATTTCTAGTCTGAATGTGCAGACCTTTCGTAAATGTTCACTTCGAAACAAGGGCTAATGTAGTGGTACAATGCTGTGTGTTGAGTGCTGAAGCATTTCTATGTCGACGATGCTGCTGAGAGCATGTTTTATTCGCAGTCGGGGCAAAATGTTATTCCGGCCTCGACTTTCTTCTGCTGCTGCTTTTTTATGTGTTTTTGTTTGTTTGCAGGATTTTTTTTAACGAAACAGAGGCCTCCACCTCTGATTTCTATTATTAAAAAACCCATCTGATTCATTACATAGACCTAGTCAAAGAACTACCAGCATATCATCATCAAAAGCCTGAAAGCAAACCCGCTAAACAGGCATCAAACACCAGACTCCATACTTACATTGCATGGCAATGAAACATCACCATACTTGTATTACATGCCCATGAAACATCACCAGACCATGCGACACTGGAGTAGCTATGAGGCAGCAAAAGAGAACTCATGCATCCAAGAGCAAGATCACCATAGAAGATGCAAAGGATGTCGAAGTTGAAGAAGCTTCAGCCATGGAGCTGAAAAACTCCAGGATGCCTCCCTTGAGATGCTCGGCAAACTTCACTTACATGCTCTATGATTTTTGCTCCCAGCATCAACACCTTTTGACTTTCCTCCTTTATCTGCCACAAGGCCCAACATTATCTAATGACTAGTCATTTTTATCAGTATAACAGAATCATTACTGGCCATCCTTTCAAATACTATGTCATTTCTACATCTCAAAATTATCCAAAATATAGCAACAACACGGAGGGGAACTTTTGGCCTATGGGGACATATGCACCCTATATGGGATTATTTTAGTAATTCAACAAaaagtcaaaaattcctgaaaatatttttaaaataaacTTGACCTTCTATTGTACTCGAgaaataaaatccacaaaaaaATATATCCTTTTGACTTCTTTTCAAAAAAGACAATTTTTTGGCTAAAATAGTGTGAATAGTGACCTATAATAGCAAATaatttttgtcttttttgctgtGAGGTCAACTTTTGTTTTTTTTCGTCGACATTTATATATCAGTGCAAAAGTAAGTCAAGTGTTTTGTCAAAATAGTTCTTACCTATTTTGACTTTTTGTTAAAATATTAAAAAAAATCCCCATATAGGGTGCATATACAACCAGGAACCAAAGTGTATTTCCCGCAGCAACACCAACTACTAAAACATACACTCAAACTATCAGGTATAGATCTTAAATTGAAAGCACACTTAAAAAGGCTCCATACCAGTCTAGTAACAAAACATCTGAAGAAGAGATGCTCAATGCTATCATCATGACCATAGCAAATCATCTCTAGTTAGGACATTATTCATGACCATCAATCAAAGAATGACTCTGATTTTTGGTGGAATTTTGGTCTTCCATAAAAACTTTTGTGGGAATTCATGTCTGCTACAACTAAATGTCTGTATAGAGAGATCTTTTTTGAGCTTTGACAATGAATAAACCATCGTGTCAGGAGAGTAGGTGCTTGTATCGTCGTCTTGAGTGTATGTTTACTCCAAAGTGTGAGTGAGCTTGCTTACCTATGCTTTTAGCTACCAAATAGTATGTGATGTATTTTCACGGTCATCAGATCTTCCTGTTATCTCCTATTCCCATGGTTTCCTGTTCCTATTGTTCATCCGCTCCTTGTCTTTGTTGGCGCACTAAGATCCAGTGCTACAAATATGCTACATATAAAAGTGAAGCGGGGCAGTGGAATTTCCTAGTCCGGCGAAGATGGTGGTATTTATAAAGGGCAAATTTGTTATTCAGACAAGTGAAAGTTTGGTGGAGCATTGATTATCGTCAGAGATGAAGGCCCCTGAGTCATGCTGGCGTCTTCCAATTAATTCTCAAACAAGTTTGGCCTTCAATACCAAACAATACATATTTTCCGCGCCATCCTTTGAATCGTAAGAAGTAgatttttgaattatttgaagGCATTTTTGCACATGTGGAAACCAATCTGTATGGATAAAATATGAAATTCAAAATACATCAGAAATTTTAGAAAAGAAATcagaaagtatgcatctaaaAGGGGAACCTAATTTTCATGTTTAATGGCAAGAGGAGCTAAAAGGCGCTTTTACATTCGGTCTTTTTACTGGAAAGAGGTGTGTGCAGTGTAGTTGATTATGACAAATACATCAATCGAGGTTATTTACGCAATTCACTTTTCATAGAGAAACAGGCCCAACGGATAAGCTGGGAATCGAAATATCATCAACGTATAGCCACGGACAACCTATACCAACCCCTTAGCCCAAAAACCTAACCTCTTGGCCATGGTTTTTGTTTGTTGCACACGTCGGTGATGGATCTAACTCACTCTCATGAGTCTACCGTACACCACCTCCTGCCCAAATTTAACCAACTCATCGGTATTCTCCCTAAACCTTCTCCCTGCCTCAATGCCATGGATTAGGAGGGCCACTCATTGGCATCTCCTCTGACGATAAGTAGATGTTTAGCTCAGTTTAGCTCTTAATTTAGGTTGTGTTATGTAGTACAATGAACCAGCAAGTTTTCTAAATCTAGTTTGAAGTTCTATTTTAAATGACCATCTGTAAAAAAAAATCTATTTTGAGGAAGGGTTGGTGCAAAAGCTATAACTCAAATTTGAGGACTTATAATTTTAATGGGTTAAAATTTAGTGCAAGGGCTAGGGTTGATCTAAGTCCTAGCTCATGCAAGTCATCTAAAATCTTTATTTCAACTCGATAATTTTCCATTTAACCATCATGGGCTCTTTCATTAGGATAATCAATGCCAAAACTTTGCAGATACCAAATTATGAATATTTGTATTCGATGTTTGTTGTGAATGATATCTACACTAATCACACATAAAATATTTCCCTGCTTGCTGCCTCTTATTTGCTCTCCAATTCACTTTCCACACATCAATAGTTGTTGTGCATCAGACACCATGGTCAAAAGATATTCATGTCCTTGTGGCGTGCACTGCGGTTAGTGAATTATAAAGAAAAGACAATAGTCCTCGAAAAGCAACTTCTTTTGCATTTCATCAACACTACTCATGAGTTTTACCTTTCTTCCGATGCGTACATCCTCCAGACAAGAGGCCCCTTTATATACAATCAACAGACAAGTATATCTACAACAGTTATATGTACACCTACAGGCCCATGTATGATGTGATAAGTCCCTCTCCCACCTTCGCGCACAAGAGCAAGCACCGAAAGTAAAAGCTTCTCAAGCAGTGACAAAATCGCTTTTACCGTGGGTTCGGAATCTCCATCCAAAACAGGCGCCGGGCACCAAAAGTAAAAGCTTCTCTAGCAGTCACAACATCGCTTCTACCGCGGGTTCGGAATCTCCCATCTATGTTCTTTCTCATGGGCGGCTTCACAGCCAAGGTGCCCACCCTGGGAACATCTGGCATAACCGATCAGTGTCTACCGCATCCTGTATGAGCTGCTGGACCTGCCCCTCTACGCTCCTCATCTCGCCGTCCTCATAACCGTCCAGCTTCTGTTTGACGCGGAGTATCGCACGGGCCGCGTCCTTGTTGCCCTCGTACGCCTCTTGAGAATCATCCAGGCACGAGTCATTGTATTCAGTTTCCTGAAGGATCAGATGTTACTTCAGACTTTGGAATTCCACACTTTCCAAAGGGAAATTAATAAAAAAAAATGGTGTATGTTTCGACAAAGATTGTATGTATGGACGATATAGTGGCTTTAGCGCTGACATATGCAGCAGCACCGGCGCTGCAAGCTGTAGTCATGCATAGTGGACATTTATACTTGTATAACCGAAAAATCATCTGGTTACCTTCTGACGCTGTAAGGCTTTCAGTGGCGAAAGGGCCCATTTATAAAGAGGATCATGGATGAAGACCTGACATGTTAGATCAATTATCAGGATAAACTGTAATGGCGACTTGCCTGATGAATGCATTTATGAAAAAACTTTTGGCAATCTACATACTTCAATAATGGTTAGCAATGCCTCTTTGTTTTCTCTCATAACAGACAGGGTTTTCTCACAGCATCTTTTGAATACACCTTCAGTGCCAGTAACGCCCATGCCGTCTATGATGTCCCTTGTCAGCCGGAATGGAACCTACAAGCACAGATGGGAACTTAATCCAGGCTATCATTTATAGTAGGCTTCACGCACATAGTAGGCTTCAGGATGGTAACCTCCATTCTAAAATAGATGAGAGTCATCtattttagaacggagggagtagtagcaAACATTACAATGGTATGGTTTCGATCACGTACCCGTTCAGGTGTTTTAAGCATGAGACCCTGCTCAAATGCAACACCAAGATCAATGTGCACAACCTCGGCTGTGTCTTCATCAATGAGAATGTTCATGGAATGGCGATCTCCAAGCCCAACAATATATCCCACCTGAACCCTCAAAATTAGTAACCGGTATAGGCAAAGACAAATGACTCCCGTTCACCAACTAAAATGAAAGTTACCATTGAGCTTGCTGCCACACTTCTTGTGTACGCAAGTCTACTTTGGAACCAGTCTGCGGGCTGCAAGAATCTCTCAATGAAGAAATGGTGCATCACAGGCCTGGTTATTGCAGGAcaaggaaaaaagaaaagaaaatgtaAGCAAAACAGACAACTTTACTTCTGCATTTTTCAGTAAATGAAAATAATCAACAAAAACCTAAAGTTGTCGCAGATTTTGAAAAACGCCTTCCTTTTGTCTTTCTCCTACAAAACATAAGTGCTTTCAGAAAGGACACTAATCATCATTTATTGGAATATATAAAAGTGAAAGCTCCAGATATGAACATACACACGCCAGGTGCTCTCTACATTGCAGAAATGTCCAGTCTCCAGTTCCATATCGTGCATGTGCTCCGCCAATTCTATTGCTGTCCGAACCAATGAAAGACGTGTTTTTTTAGAAATCAAAAATACCTTTAATTAATAAAAAACATCCAGAAATTGGAATTTATTTTACATATAACAACTGGAATCTGAACAGAATTACCTGTCTAAGAGATAGTCACCAAGCGGAACAGTCCTATTTACCCATTCAACAACACCAGCACTTGGGGTGAAAGGAACAACCTTGAGAAAGTAGTTGATTTGTCACAAGTTGCAAAATAGGCATGGAGAAACTTAAGAGAAATGCAAATTTATGGCATTCATTCCTACATTATATGTGCGTATTCGCAATCTCCTTTCCGAAGTATCTCTGTGATTTTGCAAGAACATATTTACCAAACTAAAAAATTGCTCCATAACCTGAAATTTACACAAGACAGCGTTTACTCAGGCTCCGGGTGGAAGTGCGGTGTATTATGATATTCACAGGCAACTATAGCTTTTGCCGAAGTTCAGTACTGATTTAGTGTCAAACCCTGTATGCCTAATACATTGTCAAACTTCTCAATAAAATGAAAGAGAACAACATACAGCATCTTGTCGCAGGTCATCATTTCCAGATTTTGCAAGTTGGCGGTATCTGTTACCATCCGAGCCAATACACTGAATAACTTTTGGAGCATTAATTCCATTCATTATACTGTCATGGAGGAAGACT
This region includes:
- the LOC125532115 gene encoding serine/threonine-protein kinase ATM-like, producing the protein MAIDHPYHTICQLLALANGDRVKDKQRSRSSFVVDMDKKLAAENLLKELSSFHGALIRQMKQMVEIYIRLAELETRKEDTNKKISLPREFRSICQLELAKVPVVTATIPVDPNCRYEEGTFPHFSGLVDSITIMNGINAPKVIQCIGSDGNRYRQLAKSGNDDLRQDAVMEQFFSLVNMFLQNHRDTSERRLRIRTYNVVPFTPSAGVVEWVNRTVPLGDYLLDSNRIGGAHARYGTGDWTFLQCREHLACEKDKRKAFFKICDNFRPVMHHFFIERFLQPADWFQSRLAYTRSVAASSMVGYIVGLGDRHSMNILIDEDTAEVVHIDLGVAFEQGLMLKTPERVPFRLTRDIIDGMGVTGTEGVFKRCCEKTLSVMRENKEALLTIIEVFIHDPLYKWALSPLKALQRQKETEYNDSCLDDSQEAYEGNKDAARAILRVKQKLDGYEDGEMRSVEGQVQQLIQDAVDTDRLCQMFPGWAPWL